One window of the Melospiza georgiana isolate bMelGeo1 chromosome 14, bMelGeo1.pri, whole genome shotgun sequence genome contains the following:
- the CA7 gene encoding carbonic anhydrase 7, producing MTGHHSWGYGQADGPSEWHKAYPIAQGNRQSPIDIDSARAVYDPSLQPLVISYESCTSLSISNTGHSVMVEFEDADDRTAISGGPFQSPFRLKQFHFHWGTTHSQGSEHTIDGKPFPSELHLVHWNARKYATFGEAAAAPDGLAVVGVFLEIGKEHASMNRLTDALYMVKFKGTKAQFRGFNPKCLLPTSLDYWTYLGSLTTPPLNESVTWIVLKEPIRISVKQLEKFRMLLFTGEEDQRIQMANNFRPPQPLKGRIVRASFKA from the exons ATGACTGGCCACCACAGTTGGGGATATGGGCAGGCTGACG GCCCCTCCGAGTGGCACAAAGCTTACCCCATCGCGCAGGGGAACCGGCAGTCCCCCATCGACATCGACTCTGCGCGGGCCGTGTACgaccccagcctgcagccccttGTCATCTCCTACGAGTCCTGCACCTCCCTCAGCATCTCCAACACCGGCCACTCCGTCATGGTGGAGTTTGAGGACGCTGATGACAGGACAG CAATCAGTGGAGGGCCCTTTCAGAGTCCCTTCCGGCTAAAGCAGTTCCACTTCCACTGGGGCACCACTCACAGCCAGGGATCAGAGCACACCATTGATGGAAAACCTTTTCCCTCTGAG ctcCACTTAGTACATTGGAATGCCAGAAAATATGCAACAtttggagaggcagcagcagctccagatgGCTTGGCAGTAGTTGGTGTTTTCTTGGAG attggaaaagaacATGCCAGCATGAACAGACTCACTGATGCTTTGTACATGGTAAAATTTAAA ggaaCAAAAGCTCAGTTTAGAGGCTTCAACCCTAAATGTCTCCTGCCCACGAGTCTAGATTATTGGACATACCTCGGTTCTCTGACAACCCCACCCCTTAATGAGAGTGTGACATGGATAGTGCTGAAAGAACCCATAAGAATCTCTGTCAAACAG CTGGAGAAATTCCGCATGCTGCTCTTCACTGGTGAGGAAGACCAGAGGATCCAAATGGCCAACAACTTCCGCCCCCCTCAGCCTCTGAAGGGGAGAATTGTTCGAGCTTCCTTCAAGGCCTGA
- the PDP2 gene encoding pyruvate dehydrogenase [acetyl-transferring]-phosphatase 2, mitochondrial — translation MMSGTVSSWILSSARSSIILQGKGRWYSICIPNRNKIKWKLVFSKTRPSPAGSCSLDRTFSFPKAFRHTSTEEEHFSFQLSPAQINDILRAGELSHRTLDLTGKSASSVLRFESNQLASNSPMEDRRSAATCLQTAGMMFGVFDGHAGAACAQAVSERLLHYIAVSLLPRQRLEEIELAVEAMKPVRPILQWHRHPNDVEYREIASQYFENLRVYWQHLLDLDAEPGFSLEEAMICAFKRLDSDISLEVQAPHENELMRNIALQVAFSGATACVAHIDGVHLHVANTGDCRAVLGVREEDGTWSTLPLTRDHNAYDEFEIRRLKREHPRSEEKTLFVNDRLLGILMPSRAFGDVQLKWSKELQHSILENSCDVEALNIYQYVPPNYHTPPYLTAEPEVTYHKLRSKDKFLVIASDGLWEMLSNEKVVKLVAGHLTELNMQRPPLTFKKPVNLGYMHNLLLQRKSKGLASLDQNTATHLIRHAIGSNEYGEVDPEKLAAMLALPEDLARMYRDDITVTVVHFNSQTIEDYYRSHQ, via the coding sequence ATGATGTCAGGAACTGTATCATCCTGGATTTTAAGCTCAGCCAGAAGCAGCATTATTTTACAAGGGAAAGGACGTTGGTACTCCATCTGTATCCCAAATAGGAACAAGATCAAATGGAAGCTCGTTTTCTCCAAAACACGTCCCtcccctgctgggagctgcagcttggACAGGACTTTCTCCTTTCCCAAAGCATTCCGGCACACTTCCACCGAAGAGGAACATTTTTCCTTCCAGCTGTCTCCGGCACAAATCAACGACATCCTCAGAGCGGGCGAGCTATCCCACAGAACACTGGATTTGACTGGCAAGAGCGCCAGTTCCGTGCTGAGGTTTGAAAGCAACCAGCTGGCCTCCAACAGCCCCATGGAGGACCGGCGCAGCGCGGCCACGTGCCTGCAGACGGCGGGGATGATGTTCGGCGTGTTCGACGGCCACGCGGGCGCCGCCTGCGCCCAGGCCGTGAGCGAGAGGCTGCTGCACTACATCGCCGTGTCCCTCCTGCCCCGCCAGCGCCTGGAGGAGATCGAGCTGGCCGTGGAGGCCATGAAACCCGTGCGGCCCAtcctgcagtggcacaggcATCCCAACGACGTGGAGTACCGGGAGATCGCCTCGCAGTACTTTGAGAACCTCCGCGTTTACTGGCAGCACTTGCTGGACCTGGACGCGGAGCCGGGGTTTAGTTTGGAAGAAGCCATGATTTGTGCATTCAAAAGGTTAGACTCAGACATATCGCTGGAAGTTCAGGCTCCTCATGAAAATGAGTTGATGAGAAATATTGCCCTGCAAGTAGCGTTTTCCGGTGCCACAGCCTGTGTAGCTCACATCGATGGCGTTCACCTACACGTGGCAAACACTGGCGATTGCAGAGCGGTTTTAGGGGTCCGTGAAGAAGATGGAACGTGGTCTACTCTCCCTCTAACCCGAGACCACAATGCCTACGATGAATTTGAGATTAGAAGATTGAAGCGAGAGCATCCTAGGTCTGAGGAGAAAACCCTATTTGTGAATGACAGATTACTGGGGATTCTCATGCCCTCCAGAGCTTTTGGAGATGTGCAATTAAAATGGAGTAAAGAATTGCAGCACAGCATTCTCGAGAACAGCTGCGATGTTGAGGCTCTAAACATTTATCAGTACGTTCCTCCGAACTACCACACCCCCCCTTATTTAACTGCAGAGCCTGAAGTCACATACCACAAGTTAAGAAGCAAGGACAAGTTTCTCGTTATTGCTTCAGATGGGCTGTGGGAGATGCTGAGTAACGAGAAGGTTGTAAAACTTGTTGCTGGACACCTTACCGAGCTCAACATGCAGAGACCACCACTGACTTTTAAGAAACCAGTTAATTTGGGTTACATGCACAACTTGTTGCTGCAGAGGAAGAGCAAAGGGCTGGCCTCCCTGGACCAGAACACGGCCACGCACCTGATCCGGCACGCCATCGGCAGCAACGAGTACGGCGAGGTGGACCCCGAGAAGCTGGCTGCCATGCTGGCCCTGCCCGAGGACCTGGCCAGGATGTACAGGGACGACATCACCGTCACCGTGGTGCACTTCAACTCACAAACCATTGAGGATTACTACAGGAGCCACCAGtag